Proteins encoded in a region of the Natrarchaeobius halalkaliphilus genome:
- a CDS encoding branched-chain amino acid ABC transporter permease, whose protein sequence is MLDLGQIAFAIINGLVFGSILALIAVGLSLIYGVLDVPNFAQGEFATLSGFIVVGLMGFGLGLVPSIIVAIVAAVVAGIALERLVIARFYGREEFLLLTFFATFGVTIISENAHQMIFGGFRQIQGPELGTISLVGSTYSLLNVLSGVFAIIMIIGLYIFTKYTYTGLAMRAVADDQTGTEILGINYGRIYMVTFALGGALTGISGILYGMSYTLSPTLGVLLTLFAFTIVVVGGIGSFQGAIIASFLVGLVESFASTFIGSQWRLFAVFFLLFVVLILRPQGIGGVRS, encoded by the coding sequence ATGCTCGACCTTGGACAAATCGCGTTCGCGATCATCAATGGGTTGGTTTTCGGATCGATCCTCGCGTTGATTGCGGTTGGATTGAGTCTGATCTACGGTGTGCTTGATGTTCCAAACTTTGCTCAAGGAGAGTTCGCGACACTTTCGGGTTTCATCGTCGTTGGACTGATGGGCTTTGGTCTGGGTCTGGTACCGAGTATCATTGTCGCAATCGTCGCAGCAGTCGTTGCTGGAATCGCATTAGAGCGGCTTGTCATTGCGCGGTTTTATGGTCGAGAAGAGTTCCTTCTTCTTACTTTCTTCGCGACATTTGGTGTGACAATCATATCAGAAAACGCACACCAAATGATTTTTGGCGGGTTTCGTCAAATTCAGGGTCCGGAACTAGGAACGATCTCACTAGTGGGCAGTACCTACAGCCTGTTGAACGTTCTTAGTGGCGTTTTTGCTATCATCATGATCATTGGTTTGTATATCTTCACTAAATACACGTATACAGGATTGGCGATGAGAGCAGTGGCAGATGATCAGACTGGAACCGAAATTCTTGGAATTAATTACGGGCGGATCTACATGGTCACGTTCGCTTTGGGTGGGGCACTCACTGGGATCTCAGGAATTCTCTATGGAATGTCCTACACACTCAGCCCGACACTTGGGGTCTTACTGACGTTGTTCGCTTTCACGATCGTCGTTGTTGGTGGTATTGGAAGCTTCCAAGGTGCAATTATCGCGAGCTTCTTGGTCGGGTTAGTTGAAAGCTTCGCATCAACGTTCATTGGTAGTCAGTGGCGGTTATTCGCAGTATTCTTCCTTCTCTTTGTCGTCCTCATACTTCGTCCGCAGGGCATTGGAGGTGTCCGTTCATGA
- a CDS encoding branched-chain amino acid ABC transporter permease encodes MNQIQEFVKSVMNQVQPYSKELIIISALISAVLPFIVTSSTLFDLKIMLIFAILAFAVILPIGYTGQLILSQGAFFGIGAYSFVLLVSRGVPSIVGVVVAVTLTALVAYLLGKPATRAHGIYLGIITLAFNMLFVIALEIFSNVTGGNVGLTSPDLLPEVVTGALPEDVLLYYIVLVTYIGVFLFFSRILDSEIGSAFLAIKEDTVVAESIGIDSHRYRLHSFTLSGAVCGLAGGLFAPVNGFVSPPVFDLDTTIEIILAGVAGGLSIPFGSIFGASIVVLLPEYLRAIEQYRLIVYGVLIILILAYLPQGVGGWLQEQWRNK; translated from the coding sequence ATGAATCAGATTCAAGAGTTCGTCAAATCGGTGATGAACCAGGTTCAACCATACAGCAAAGAGTTAATTATCATCTCCGCGCTCATCAGTGCTGTGCTCCCGTTCATCGTAACGAGTTCGACCCTCTTCGATCTCAAAATTATGCTGATTTTTGCTATACTTGCATTCGCCGTGATTTTGCCAATTGGTTACACGGGTCAACTAATCCTATCACAGGGAGCGTTCTTCGGGATCGGCGCGTATTCGTTTGTACTATTGGTCAGCCGTGGAGTCCCCAGTATTGTTGGCGTCGTGGTAGCGGTTACTCTGACGGCACTTGTTGCGTATTTGCTGGGAAAACCTGCGACGAGAGCCCATGGGATCTATCTCGGCATCATCACGCTCGCATTTAACATGTTGTTTGTGATCGCTTTAGAGATTTTTTCCAACGTGACAGGTGGTAACGTCGGGCTGACAAGTCCGGATCTGCTACCGGAAGTTGTTACTGGAGCGCTTCCTGAAGACGTACTGCTATACTATATCGTGTTGGTTACATACATTGGTGTGTTTTTGTTCTTCTCGAGGATTCTGGACTCGGAAATTGGATCTGCGTTCCTCGCGATCAAAGAAGACACTGTTGTCGCCGAATCGATCGGAATTGATTCACACCGGTACCGTCTCCACTCATTTACCCTCTCAGGTGCCGTTTGTGGGCTGGCTGGCGGGCTATTCGCACCAGTTAATGGATTCGTGTCTCCACCGGTATTCGACCTTGATACGACGATAGAGATTATTCTAGCTGGTGTTGCAGGAGGACTATCGATCCCTTTCGGAAGCATTTTCGGTGCAAGCATTGTCGTGTTACTCCCCGAATACCTCCGTGCTATCGAGCAATACCGGTTAATTGTCTACGGCGTGTTGATTATTCTCATATTAGCATATCTACCGCAGGGTGTTGGCGGATGGCTTCAGGAACAGTGGCGTAATAAATAA
- a CDS encoding nitrilase-related carbon-nitrogen hydrolase, with protein sequence MGRIDKYMAVGLSPTVWGAEERSDIQKNLDHIHENLSAATWLSGTDLPVKLAVIPEGALQGFTDEVFDMDHQTYRDEIAVDIPGKESDTLGEYAKEFGIYIVASAKEKAPEYDDRFYNTAFVISPDGELILKHRKNTPLLPVERSVTPHDMWDDWVEEHGKDLDSFFPVVDTDIGRIGISLAIEGAYPEYVRGLAMNGAEVVCRIACPEPMVANNAWEIQNKARALDNNVYFMAPNLGTYYLTQDKEEPIDTFGGGSMLVDHKGRTISEHDYGAGSSYCAGVIDIEGLREFRTRSPQMNWIKDLRTELCEVIYDRELYPKNLWLDDLPVNHEEYNEEVTQKQIELMVEKDIYVPPYWEREE encoded by the coding sequence ATGGGACGAATTGACAAGTACATGGCCGTCGGGTTGTCGCCAACCGTGTGGGGCGCTGAGGAACGAAGCGACATTCAAAAGAATCTGGATCATATACACGAAAATCTCTCGGCCGCAACCTGGCTAAGTGGGACAGATTTACCGGTCAAATTAGCGGTTATCCCAGAAGGTGCGTTGCAAGGATTCACGGATGAGGTCTTTGATATGGACCACCAAACCTACCGTGACGAAATCGCTGTCGACATTCCGGGGAAAGAGTCAGATACGCTTGGGGAGTACGCCAAAGAGTTTGGAATTTACATCGTTGCATCAGCGAAGGAGAAAGCACCAGAGTACGATGACAGGTTCTATAACACGGCGTTTGTGATCAGTCCTGACGGAGAGTTGATCCTCAAACATCGGAAGAATACGCCACTTTTGCCGGTAGAACGGTCTGTAACGCCACATGACATGTGGGATGACTGGGTCGAGGAACACGGAAAAGACCTCGACTCGTTTTTCCCAGTTGTTGATACCGACATCGGACGAATCGGTATCTCACTCGCAATCGAGGGGGCGTATCCTGAATACGTTAGAGGATTAGCAATGAATGGGGCAGAAGTCGTCTGCCGGATTGCATGTCCCGAACCGATGGTTGCGAACAATGCTTGGGAGATCCAAAACAAAGCTCGAGCGCTTGACAACAATGTGTACTTCATGGCCCCTAACTTGGGCACCTACTATCTCACACAAGATAAAGAAGAGCCGATCGACACGTTCGGCGGCGGCTCAATGCTTGTGGATCACAAGGGACGAACGATCTCCGAACACGATTACGGCGCAGGATCATCGTACTGTGCCGGCGTTATCGATATCGAAGGGCTCCGTGAGTTCAGAACGCGGTCCCCACAGATGAACTGGATCAAAGACCTCCGAACGGAGTTGTGTGAGGTCATCTATGATCGTGAATTGTATCCGAAGAACCTATGGCTCGACGACCTGCCGGTTAATCACGAAGAATACAACGAAGAAGTTACTCAAAAGCAGATAGAACTGATGGTCGAAAAAGACATCTACGTTCCGCCATACTGGGAACGAGAAGAATAG
- the serA gene encoding phosphoglycerate dehydrogenase, with product MKVLVTDPIEDAGLDKLRSAGHKVERGYNLEGEPLLEAVSDVHGLIVRSGTEVTADVIEAATELVIVGRAGIGVDNIDIDAATDNGVIVANAPKGNVRAAAEHTVAMMFATARSIPQAHVRLKHGDWAKSDYLGAELNTKTLGVVGLGRVGQEVSKKLNSLGMDIVAYDPYISEERAERIGAELIEFEACLERADFATIHTPLTPETEGMIGKKELKLLEGGYLVNVGRGGIVQEDALAAKVEDGTISGAALDVFAEEPVAEDSPLLEHEEIILTPHLGASTEAAQENVAVSTAEQVNAALSQEPVANALNAPSIDDSAFSRLEPFIEISETAGRIAAQLLDDRVEGIEITYEGNISEEDVEYITASALKGIFEPVKWQVNAVNAPQIAEERSVDVTESKTRQAEDFQSLITVTVNNSNDEISVDGTLFADDDPRIVRIDGYRVDAIPHGKMVVTRNADTPGVIGFIGSVLGENEINIAGMFNARETIGGEALTVYNVDREVPNGVKEELKAHESIIGIDHITLNGQD from the coding sequence ATGAAGGTATTAGTTACAGATCCAATCGAAGATGCAGGTTTAGATAAACTCAGAAGCGCCGGCCACAAAGTCGAAAGGGGCTATAATCTCGAGGGTGAACCGCTTCTAGAAGCGGTCTCAGACGTTCATGGACTGATCGTTCGCTCGGGAACTGAAGTGACCGCAGACGTGATCGAAGCTGCAACGGAGTTAGTTATCGTCGGCCGAGCCGGAATCGGCGTCGATAACATCGATATCGACGCAGCAACGGATAACGGCGTCATCGTCGCCAACGCACCCAAAGGGAACGTCCGCGCGGCGGCTGAACACACGGTCGCAATGATGTTCGCAACTGCCCGATCAATCCCACAGGCCCACGTTCGGCTCAAACACGGTGACTGGGCGAAAAGCGATTATCTCGGAGCCGAACTGAATACCAAAACGCTCGGGGTAGTCGGCCTCGGTCGTGTCGGTCAGGAGGTTAGTAAAAAGCTCAACTCGCTGGGGATGGATATCGTCGCCTACGACCCGTACATTTCCGAGGAGCGCGCGGAACGAATTGGTGCCGAACTCATCGAGTTCGAGGCCTGCCTCGAGCGTGCTGACTTTGCAACAATCCACACGCCGCTGACTCCGGAAACGGAGGGAATGATCGGTAAGAAAGAACTCAAGCTACTTGAGGGGGGTTACCTTGTAAACGTTGGTCGCGGCGGCATTGTTCAAGAGGACGCCCTTGCGGCCAAGGTTGAAGATGGAACGATATCCGGGGCAGCACTCGACGTTTTCGCAGAGGAACCAGTGGCCGAAGATTCGCCGTTACTCGAACACGAAGAAATTATCCTCACTCCCCACCTCGGTGCGTCAACTGAAGCAGCACAGGAAAACGTTGCCGTCTCGACGGCCGAGCAAGTCAACGCTGCGCTTTCTCAGGAACCTGTCGCGAACGCGCTCAACGCACCGTCGATCGATGACAGCGCTTTCTCACGTCTCGAGCCGTTCATTGAGATTTCCGAAACCGCCGGAAGGATCGCTGCTCAGTTGCTTGACGATCGCGTCGAAGGTATTGAAATTACATACGAGGGTAATATTTCCGAGGAGGACGTCGAATACATCACCGCTAGCGCTCTGAAAGGTATCTTCGAGCCGGTTAAATGGCAGGTCAACGCCGTCAACGCCCCCCAGATAGCCGAAGAGCGTAGCGTCGACGTGACAGAGTCCAAGACCCGCCAGGCAGAGGACTTCCAAAGTTTGATCACCGTAACTGTGAACAACAGCAACGACGAAATTTCGGTCGACGGGACGCTTTTCGCCGACGATGATCCGCGAATCGTTCGGATCGATGGATACCGCGTCGACGCAATTCCACACGGGAAAATGGTTGTAACGCGAAATGCAGACACACCTGGCGTGATCGGCTTCATCGGATCTGTGCTGGGCGAGAACGAAATCAATATCGCTGGGATGTTCAATGCTCGCGAGACGATTGGTGGCGAAGCGCTGACGGTTTACAATGTAGATAGAGAGGTTCCTAACGGTGTTAAAGAAGAGCTCAAAGCTCACGAGTCGATTATCGGTATTGATCACATAACGCTAAACGGACAAGATTGA
- the serB gene encoding phosphoserine phosphatase SerB → MSVVAFDFDGTLSDSEMTVLLGKRCGVADDMARITERSMNDEIEYAESLRERVALLEGLPETDVAAAFSEVKLRDGAADLLEKLNDAGVTTAILTGGFERGVAVALEREGATVDHIVSNKMPMTDDGKALTGQVEGPLIEGTKDDALEELANTVGTSLTKTSAIGDGANDLPMLEVAGLAIGFEPKPVVEPHCDATVTSMAEAREILVEEGIFEDA, encoded by the coding sequence ATGTCAGTCGTAGCATTCGATTTCGACGGGACGCTTTCTGATTCCGAGATGACCGTATTGCTCGGCAAACGGTGTGGCGTAGCTGATGATATGGCCAGAATCACTGAACGATCGATGAACGATGAAATCGAGTACGCTGAAAGCCTTCGCGAGCGCGTGGCGCTTCTTGAGGGGCTTCCAGAAACCGATGTTGCAGCAGCCTTCAGCGAGGTCAAACTCCGCGACGGTGCAGCCGACCTCCTCGAAAAGTTAAACGACGCTGGAGTAACCACAGCGATTCTCACAGGTGGATTCGAACGCGGCGTTGCAGTTGCACTCGAGCGCGAAGGGGCGACTGTCGATCATATTGTCTCTAACAAGATGCCGATGACCGACGATGGCAAAGCGCTAACCGGACAGGTCGAAGGACCACTTATTGAAGGAACAAAAGACGATGCACTCGAAGAACTCGCCAACACCGTCGGGACGTCCCTCACGAAGACGAGTGCGATCGGGGACGGCGCAAACGACTTGCCGATGCTCGAAGTAGCCGGACTTGCGATCGGTTTCGAGCCGAAGCCGGTCGTCGAGCCACACTGTGACGCCACCGTAACCTCGATGGCGGAGGCACGTGAGATCCTTGTCGAGGAAGGTATTTTCGAGGATGCCTGA
- a CDS encoding thiamine pyrophosphate-binding protein: MTTGGDAVARVLAENGVSEAYVLLGNQTVTIADGLYERDADVITARHEYNAAVMADTYGRLTGDPGIAITVAGPGGTNALTGVAQAYTAASPMILISAVLPEDEHTEALHGVDDQHFLRKAFEPATKWSTQVHDSARLPQVVARAFDIATSGRPGPVFIGVDEDILRSDVEIPPAAFDHESHETPAVASSDVADALEPVRAAEQRCLYVGKGVLRAFASDDVVEIAESLDAPVVCPRHYPDAFPNDHQLFAGTVGMSDHPAATTALANADAVLSLGVRTNSHEAAVLGDRTPDDTDIVYLDDPPYEFPASSATEVVSGDLGPALADARAALDGNAGETDAAYARAVGEESDRVSAEIDAYLEEVRSQTPVHPLVIMAELREVVDDDVLLTGDAGAAGGAWPNDAFEYREPNSFQHSRLYDSMGFPVPSGNAAKLVDPDRQVVNLIGDGGFLMCNMELATAVETETDAVTIVFNDGKYGMIWNYQRSAGHAEVATDIPTVDIATMAESFGVRGIRVTEPDEVRPALEEALEADEHVVLDVRIDPTAEYVSGRIW; this comes from the coding sequence ATGACAACTGGAGGCGACGCTGTCGCGCGAGTACTCGCTGAGAACGGCGTTTCGGAAGCGTACGTACTGCTCGGAAATCAGACGGTAACGATCGCGGACGGGCTCTATGAACGCGACGCTGACGTGATTACGGCCCGCCACGAGTACAACGCGGCCGTGATGGCGGACACATACGGCCGGCTCACCGGCGATCCAGGGATCGCAATCACCGTCGCCGGACCGGGCGGGACGAACGCGTTGACCGGTGTTGCACAGGCCTACACCGCGGCGTCCCCGATGATACTCATCAGCGCCGTCCTTCCGGAAGACGAACACACCGAAGCACTCCACGGAGTCGACGATCAACACTTCCTTCGAAAAGCGTTCGAACCGGCAACGAAGTGGAGCACACAGGTCCACGATTCGGCTCGGCTCCCCCAGGTCGTCGCTCGAGCGTTCGACATCGCGACCAGTGGTCGACCTGGTCCCGTGTTTATCGGCGTCGACGAGGACATTCTGCGATCCGACGTGGAGATCCCACCGGCTGCCTTCGATCACGAATCCCACGAGACGCCCGCTGTCGCCTCATCCGACGTCGCGGACGCGCTCGAGCCAGTCCGAGCCGCCGAACAACGCTGTCTGTACGTCGGCAAGGGAGTCCTGCGGGCGTTCGCGAGCGACGACGTCGTCGAAATCGCGGAGTCCCTCGACGCCCCCGTCGTCTGTCCACGACACTACCCCGACGCGTTTCCGAACGACCACCAGCTGTTCGCCGGCACCGTCGGAATGTCGGACCACCCCGCCGCAACCACCGCGCTGGCGAACGCCGATGCCGTCCTTTCGCTCGGCGTCCGAACGAACTCACACGAAGCGGCTGTACTCGGTGATCGAACGCCAGACGATACCGACATCGTTTATCTCGACGATCCGCCGTACGAGTTCCCCGCCTCGAGCGCGACCGAGGTGGTCTCGGGCGATCTCGGTCCGGCACTCGCTGACGCTCGTGCGGCACTCGACGGGAACGCCGGCGAGACCGACGCCGCCTACGCACGGGCGGTCGGAGAAGAGAGTGATCGGGTCTCGGCGGAGATCGACGCATATCTCGAGGAAGTTCGCTCGCAGACGCCGGTCCATCCGCTCGTGATCATGGCCGAGCTTCGCGAGGTGGTCGACGACGACGTCCTCCTGACCGGCGACGCGGGTGCGGCCGGCGGCGCGTGGCCGAACGACGCCTTCGAATACCGCGAGCCAAATAGCTTCCAGCACTCGCGTCTCTACGATTCGATGGGGTTCCCGGTTCCGTCCGGCAACGCCGCGAAACTGGTCGATCCCGACCGCCAGGTCGTCAATCTCATCGGTGATGGCGGCTTCCTGATGTGCAACATGGAACTCGCAACTGCAGTCGAAACCGAAACCGATGCGGTAACGATCGTGTTCAACGACGGCAAGTACGGAATGATCTGGAACTACCAGCGAAGCGCGGGACACGCCGAGGTCGCCACCGACATCCCGACGGTCGACATCGCCACGATGGCGGAATCGTTCGGCGTTCGCGGCATCCGCGTCACCGAACCCGATGAGGTTCGACCGGCGCTCGAGGAGGCACTCGAGGCTGACGAACACGTCGTGCTCGACGTCCGAATCGATCCGACCGCGGAGTACGTCTCGGGGCGGATCTGGTAG
- a CDS encoding ABC transporter substrate-binding protein: protein MPVRSGNGGRSHISRRAAILSSGAALTAGFAGCLDSNGETDDDTGNGDGSIPTITLGHGIAAEEPLWLMEVISDELDHWGEAYEAEFIPFSANDERLQAFQAGELQAGTAAAITTIFATESGLPMTVVANVSQCREETFTEEFLVTPDSDIDGLNEESLQDTRIGICAPRSSCDMWAQSAALQAGLEVGTDVEVVVTPFPSMPEAVNGGEVDTAMFPQPFHHTGINETGLEPVFDVIDSTGFEHDLMELWFSTQFLENNGDVVELFLEDYSTAVDRFNDDPESSLEMIAEAGYVETPTELYVDLPYYTYSASPMTESLEEINSLAVDIGWLDEEVSIDHLWDLSYLPD, encoded by the coding sequence ATGCCAGTACGATCAGGTAATGGTGGGAGGAGTCACATTTCACGGCGAGCCGCGATACTGTCCTCGGGGGCAGCACTGACCGCTGGATTCGCTGGCTGTCTCGATTCGAACGGAGAGACGGACGACGACACCGGTAACGGCGATGGATCGATTCCGACAATCACGCTCGGCCACGGTATCGCAGCGGAGGAACCGCTCTGGCTGATGGAGGTCATCTCCGACGAACTCGATCACTGGGGTGAGGCGTACGAAGCCGAGTTCATCCCGTTCAGCGCGAACGACGAACGGCTCCAGGCGTTCCAGGCAGGTGAGCTTCAGGCCGGAACCGCGGCCGCGATCACGACGATCTTCGCAACCGAAAGCGGCCTTCCGATGACCGTCGTCGCGAACGTCTCGCAGTGTCGCGAAGAGACGTTTACCGAGGAGTTCCTGGTCACGCCTGACTCCGATATCGACGGGCTCAACGAAGAATCGCTTCAGGATACCCGAATCGGCATCTGTGCGCCCCGGTCTTCCTGTGACATGTGGGCCCAGTCGGCCGCGCTCCAGGCCGGTCTCGAGGTCGGAACCGACGTCGAAGTCGTCGTGACGCCGTTCCCGTCGATGCCCGAAGCGGTCAACGGTGGCGAGGTCGATACCGCGATGTTCCCACAGCCGTTCCACCACACCGGAATCAACGAAACCGGACTCGAACCGGTCTTCGACGTCATCGATTCGACCGGGTTCGAACACGATCTGATGGAGCTGTGGTTCTCGACGCAGTTCCTCGAGAACAACGGCGACGTCGTCGAACTGTTCCTCGAGGACTACTCGACTGCCGTCGACCGGTTCAACGACGATCCCGAATCATCCCTCGAGATGATCGCCGAAGCCGGCTACGTCGAGACCCCGACGGAACTGTACGTCGACTTACCCTACTACACGTACTCGGCATCACCGATGACCGAAAGTCTCGAAGAGATCAATTCGCTCGCTGTCGACATCGGCTGGCTCGACGAAGAGGTTTCGATCGATCACCTCTGGGATCTCTCGTACCTTCCTGACTGA
- a CDS encoding VOC family protein, which produces MVGSATHYGLNVADMEEAIAFYEGTLGLEVDRSFPISEVQSDIVGVEGVEGDITFLDAGGFSIELIAYDEPPNENVHDEASGHDVGVAHLCLEVEDIWNLYDDLAPDVEFVNEPETVGNGAQIAYLRDPDGNYVELMEPPADS; this is translated from the coding sequence ATGGTCGGTAGTGCAACACATTACGGGTTGAACGTAGCGGATATGGAAGAGGCAATCGCGTTCTACGAGGGAACGCTGGGCCTCGAGGTCGACCGGAGCTTTCCGATAAGCGAGGTTCAAAGCGATATCGTGGGCGTCGAGGGCGTCGAAGGCGACATCACGTTTCTCGATGCCGGCGGGTTTTCGATCGAGCTGATCGCATACGACGAACCACCGAACGAGAACGTCCACGACGAAGCTTCCGGTCACGACGTCGGGGTTGCGCACCTCTGTCTCGAGGTGGAGGATATCTGGAACCTGTACGACGACCTCGCTCCGGATGTCGAGTTCGTTAACGAGCCGGAGACGGTTGGCAACGGCGCACAGATCGCGTATCTTCGCGATCCGGACGGGAATTACGTCGAGTTGATGGAACCGCCGGCCGACTCGTAG
- a CDS encoding ABC transporter permease, with amino-acid sequence MTETTSTDSDRSPLFGSTGRLTTVGSRTRDTLVNYAPVLALFVAWELAGIVNALPYYLPAPSVIVQEIFELLQDGVLVPNASASLQLVYVGFFGGAALGILSGLVTGRVDTLGKLFDPLISITYPIPKIALFPIFLIWFGLGFTSKVVVVFLAAFYPTYIYTYDGAKGVNDLYIWSARNFNASRTRVFLTVVLPSCLPQILSGLRVSLALAFVVIFSVELIASQIGLGSLIVSAQQSNNFELMFASIAVIGTLGFVHDRALLLVRNRILSWNSGGEE; translated from the coding sequence ATGACAGAAACGACTTCAACGGACAGCGATCGATCCCCGCTTTTCGGGTCGACGGGGCGACTGACCACCGTCGGCTCGAGAACCCGGGACACGCTCGTGAACTATGCGCCAGTGTTGGCCCTGTTCGTGGCGTGGGAACTCGCGGGGATAGTAAACGCGTTGCCGTATTACTTGCCGGCACCGTCCGTGATCGTTCAAGAAATCTTCGAGTTGCTACAGGACGGCGTTCTCGTTCCAAACGCCTCCGCTTCACTCCAACTCGTCTACGTGGGTTTCTTCGGCGGAGCGGCGCTGGGGATTCTCTCGGGGCTCGTCACTGGACGGGTCGACACGCTCGGCAAGCTGTTCGATCCGCTCATTTCGATCACGTACCCGATCCCGAAGATCGCGCTCTTTCCGATCTTTCTCATCTGGTTCGGACTCGGGTTTACTTCGAAGGTCGTCGTGGTATTTCTGGCTGCGTTCTATCCGACGTACATATACACGTACGACGGCGCAAAGGGCGTCAACGATCTCTACATCTGGTCGGCGCGCAATTTCAACGCGTCGCGTACGCGAGTTTTCCTTACGGTCGTCCTGCCGAGTTGCTTGCCACAGATACTGTCGGGACTGCGCGTCAGTCTGGCACTCGCGTTCGTCGTGATCTTCTCCGTCGAGTTGATCGCGTCTCAGATCGGACTCGGAAGCCTCATCGTGTCGGCCCAACAGAGTAACAATTTCGAGCTGATGTTCGCCTCGATCGCGGTAATCGGGACGCTCGGGTTCGTTCACGACCGCGCGTTGCTCCTCGTTCGAAATCGTATCCTGTCGTGGAACAGCGGGGGTGAAGAATAA
- a CDS encoding ABC transporter permease: protein MSSKTQTASGLDQFSSWLQGSSRALGLVSVLLLLAVWQATAIYVNNPLLLPDIPAVSERLWEMFLVDRSVYPHIWASLYRVAVGFIAAVLIGVPLGLLMGSSSTVEYLLEPYISTLYPVPRIAFYPLLLVILGFGHSSKIAIIFVEALIPIILGAYYGVGGVQQRYLWSARNFGASQLQTFREVILPGSLPYIFSGIRMAMPIAIIVTVVTEMISASQGIGYLIIYSQASFEPETVFAAVIVISAIGVLFDRLLAVIRERLLFWAKDVSMDI, encoded by the coding sequence ATGTCTTCGAAGACACAGACCGCTTCCGGACTAGATCAGTTCTCCTCGTGGCTGCAGGGGTCCTCTCGAGCGCTCGGACTCGTCTCGGTGCTGTTGCTTCTCGCTGTCTGGCAGGCGACCGCAATATACGTCAACAATCCACTATTGTTGCCCGACATTCCAGCCGTCTCAGAGCGATTGTGGGAGATGTTTCTCGTGGATCGATCGGTCTATCCACACATCTGGGCGAGCCTCTATCGGGTGGCGGTCGGCTTTATCGCCGCCGTCCTGATCGGCGTCCCGCTCGGTCTGTTGATGGGGTCTTCGAGTACGGTCGAGTACCTCCTCGAGCCCTACATCAGTACGCTGTATCCCGTGCCGCGGATCGCGTTCTATCCGTTGTTGCTCGTTATCCTTGGATTCGGTCACTCCTCGAAGATCGCGATCATCTTCGTCGAGGCGTTGATCCCGATAATTCTTGGGGCGTACTACGGCGTTGGCGGCGTCCAACAACGGTATCTCTGGTCGGCTCGCAACTTCGGTGCATCCCAACTACAGACCTTCCGAGAGGTTATTCTTCCGGGAAGTCTACCGTACATCTTCTCGGGCATTCGGATGGCGATGCCGATCGCGATCATCGTCACCGTCGTGACCGAGATGATCTCCGCATCACAGGGAATCGGCTACCTCATCATCTATTCACAGGCGTCCTTCGAACCTGAAACGGTGTTCGCGGCCGTCATCGTGATCTCGGCCATCGGAGTCCTCTTCGACCGGCTGCTCGCGGTCATCCGCGAGCGGCTCCTGTTCTGGGCAAAGGACGTCAGTATGGACATATAG